One window from the genome of Mumia sp. ZJ1417 encodes:
- a CDS encoding SseB family protein yields MASLAEPAFPGDDGAVYPALAHALTAYDGDHALAPVLVALGSARVLVPVVAVRGESAVGSDKEADMATVMMTGADGRQALLAFSALETLQCWRPDARPVPVWAREAASAALGDGATALLLDLAGPVRVVVETDDLRHLAAGDELVAVGGSWAWTTAA; encoded by the coding sequence GTGGCATCCCTGGCAGAACCCGCCTTCCCCGGTGACGACGGCGCGGTCTACCCCGCGCTCGCACACGCGCTGACGGCGTACGACGGCGACCACGCGCTTGCCCCCGTCCTGGTGGCGCTGGGCAGCGCCCGTGTGCTCGTCCCCGTCGTGGCCGTACGCGGTGAGAGCGCCGTCGGCTCCGACAAGGAGGCCGACATGGCGACGGTGATGATGACCGGCGCCGACGGCCGGCAGGCGCTGCTGGCGTTCAGCGCGCTCGAGACCCTCCAGTGCTGGCGACCCGACGCGCGCCCCGTCCCGGTGTGGGCGCGCGAGGCAGCGAGCGCCGCCCTGGGTGACGGGGCGACGGCGCTGCTGCTCGACCTCGCAGGACCCGTACGCGTAGTGGTCGAGACTGACGACCTCCGTCACCTCGCGGCCGGCGACGAGCTCGTCGCTGTCGGCGGCAGCTGGGCCTGGACGACCGCGGCCTAG
- a CDS encoding DUF4333 domain-containing protein, with protein sequence MSISVRAAVGCCAALTLLTACGSDPIDTDEVEQQIKAGYERQIAGATVDSVTCPKNLKREPGVTATCRLTLSTGVSGKVDIAVREDKKIEWKVARALRKPADD encoded by the coding sequence TTGAGCATCTCCGTACGAGCGGCGGTGGGGTGCTGCGCGGCACTCACGCTCCTGACCGCCTGCGGCAGCGATCCGATCGACACCGATGAGGTCGAGCAACAGATCAAGGCCGGTTACGAGCGCCAGATTGCGGGCGCGACCGTCGACTCCGTGACCTGCCCGAAGAACCTCAAGCGTGAGCCCGGTGTCACCGCGACGTGCCGTCTCACCTTGTCCACCGGCGTCTCAGGGAAGGTCGACATCGCTGTCCGCGAGGACAAGAAGATCGAGTGGAAGGTCGCGCGGGCTCTGCGCAAGCCCGCAGACGACTGA
- a CDS encoding GNAT family N-acetyltransferase — MLHRVRTTIKDRPGVLASLARSCGEGGINILSLHVFPSHDGVTDEETPGTQELGVIVEDAWQRRGVGTALVRRGARRARECGADEVVLVTQPGNDAILRTIGSAGFLARITRADATVRITVDVTLC, encoded by the coding sequence ATGCTCCACCGCGTCCGCACCACGATCAAGGACAGGCCCGGCGTTCTCGCGAGCCTCGCTCGCTCGTGTGGTGAGGGCGGGATCAACATCCTGAGCCTTCACGTCTTCCCCTCGCACGACGGGGTGACCGACGAGGAGACGCCCGGTACGCAGGAGCTCGGGGTGATCGTCGAGGACGCGTGGCAGCGACGCGGTGTCGGCACCGCGCTCGTACGCCGTGGGGCGCGTCGGGCCCGCGAGTGCGGAGCCGACGAGGTCGTCCTCGTCACGCAGCCGGGCAACGACGCGATCCTCCGTACGATCGGGAGCGCCGGGTTCCTCGCCCGGATCACCCGTGCCGACGCCACGGTCCGGATCACGGTCGACGTCACGCTTTGTTAG